The Trichosurus vulpecula isolate mTriVul1 chromosome 3, mTriVul1.pri, whole genome shotgun sequence genome includes a window with the following:
- the LOC118842822 gene encoding zinc finger protein 32-like yields FRPVPTREAEETEPEQREPRAPAPSKEPAAGAPAASVMQMHCQCHLCVSTFQAQMSLSVHFKEHYAPKIYECAECQKTFKQKGSLTVHERMHTGEKPYVCLDCGKCFRNGGNLTVHRRVHTGEQPYKCDACGTGFSQKGSLVVHLRIHTGQKPYECTQCGKRFSTRGNLVKHLRVHTGDRPYKCSQCEKTFTQRGSLTVHMRSCAKAAHLACCVPDGCFP; encoded by the coding sequence TTTCGTCCTGTCCCGACCCGAGAAGCCGAGGAGACGGAGCCCGAGCAGCGTGAGCCGCGGGCCCCGGCCCCCTCCAAGGAGCCGGCCGCCGGGGCCCCGGCCGCATCCGTGATGCAGATGCACTGCCAGTGCCACCTGTGCGTGAGCACGTTCCAGGCCCAGATGAGCCTGAGCGTGCACTTCAAGGAGCACTATGCCCCGAAGATCTACGAGTGCGCTGAGTGCCAGAAGACCTTCAAGCAGAAGGGCAGCCTGACTGTCCACGAGCGGATGCACACGGGGGAGAAGCCCTACGTGTGCCTGGACTGCGGTAAATGCTTCCGCAACGGAGGCAACCTCACGGTGCACCGGCGCGTCCACACGGGCGAGCAGCCGTACAAGTGTGACGCCTGTGGCACCGGCTTCAGCCAGAAGGGCAGCCTCGTGGTGCACCTGCGCATCCACACGGGACAGAAACCGTACGAGTGCACGCAGTGTGGGAAGCGGTTCAGCACCCGCGGGAACCTGGTCAAGCACCTCCGCGTGCACACGGGAGACCGGCCGTACAAGTGCAGCCAGTGCGAGAAGACGTTCACGCAGAGGGGCAGCCTGACCGTGCACATGCGGAGCTGCGCCAAGGCCGCCCACCTCGCCTGCTGTGTGCCCGACGGCTGCTTCCCGTAA